cttgaattgttgtaattgagttgaaaaattctgcactttatagtgtttgttgaatgtaattgtaagctgccaaaatgacctataaaatgttgtaaattatgtttaggttgtggtacaactagaattggtttgaatgttaagtttggtgagtgttaaaagtgatgcttgatgtgtatgcaagaatttcaaaaaggcagtttgagttttaggcctataactttgagtgtgtggccccaattggtatgagaccaattggaggtaaaactaggcacaaaatgtgccaactttcatgaaggaagcttgccaaaattctgcttgcaaggtagcttgaaaaatgaccaaatccggattaagtgcaaataaggcctgaaaattgaccatttgggcagcagttagtatttaggccataactcactcaaaacaggtccaattgacttgacattttgaccatgaatagttaagacccatatctacaagtcttatgaagacaccaaagcccagaaattaccataagcaagtcaaacagcttgcacaaattcggatccaaaaactggccgaaccaaaattgacctaaaatgacctaaagtgaccaattttgatgcaaattgaccagcaatagtaaaatgaccataacttggtctacataactcagaatgacctgaaattttgcctcgcatgcaataagacatagatctaaaagtttttagttttgaccaaaacccgaaaaccgagggaactaggtcgtccggctaggtcaaactagtattccagaATCcatcaaattgcaagaaaatgaagtatacacggaactgaaattggtaacatgtaccaaccctaaaagactatcgaatgtgacatattagtaacattaaaacctaatttacctagaatgtactgagggtcgacatattaggttgattaagcaaataataacattcaatgaattacttactaagcattatcgttaaagacagtttaattaagtactgaaacacttcaaattgtgtttctcagttagcaaagactcagggaaagggaaggaaacactgagtcaaggccaggagacaattatcagaggtttgtgcacaacagctgtttcttttgaattattttcaattgaaataaattatgactatttgtatattattgttttaaattgtgaaactgtgaaaaattatttgaatgatatttgatggatacttattgattgaaaagcactgtaaatagtttgaaaccacagctatcatgtatattgattgtattcctcgctagcttgtctagtgggatgaattgaattccctctctggctgaagtgttgaggtgtgtgcctgttgaggacgaatagaatgagtactcatatttttgctagctagctatgttattcctcattagccattggcttttgggatgaattgaactttggaacatgattttaagctgtgtgtgatttattgatacgtattgtaagattgtgaaatggagtttaaattcttattgacattcactgtcttttgaatttaactatgttttgattactaagatttattgtgatattgtgttaaattccttatgacattattgtcttgaatttaactatggttttaagtatccactatttatttaacttatgaattgtgatttaaagttgtatttggttaatgttgtgcaccactgagacattatctcaaatgatagcttttattcttgtcAGTGaacagatagacagggcagcagactaggctgctagtatatccagcgagagattttcgggtataatgagtataccacattttgcattttgtactgtaatgtatgaccactttatgtacatattttgttcttggttttgagcagttgtaaattcaaattgtacattgaagttgtaaagtaaattatgagacattttggcttgtaaaatttgtactgtatttctttatctcagtctttaaaaaattactgtggatttgaattgagaaatatgttgtgttgagaaaaatgttggagttgagatttgaaaatatatattgaagtgctttttacaggttttctgaagaacggttttatccaaaatacagatggcactctgccaaaatttttacagaaattccaaataattcaaatgtgttagttctatcacttcagttcaaaaaggtttttaacacctgtaaatagtgctcaccactgtaaaagaagtaagaaaagttttttaaaatcccttgtagtgtatttaatgggttatcagtagacggagttggtaattcattaggtatactacgggatcatgttatgccttacagaggggtagggtgtgacatcttacatgaaatattttttatgtaaaaatccATATGAATGATGCATTACACATGTATGAATGAATGATGCAATTAATGATTGTTAGTTTACTTACtaagcttgtgtaagcttaccccATTTTCCTAAATGCAAGGTTGCAAGACTAGAAGAGTTCTTCGAAAAAAGAGCTTAGGGGTAGTCTTAGCCTTTctttatgtatgatgtatgggtaGATGAACATGCAACTTATGAATGGATAGTACTGTGCTGGTGATTTAAGGAAAaaaatgtaataattatttaaagtatAATGATGTTTATGTTGTGTTAACCCTTTTGAGGGTATGCATGTCGAACCATTACAATTGGATCTTATGTATGTTAATGTTCAAATTATGAATCATTAttatgttataaatatttatatatggaTGAAAAGACTAAGGTATAATAGTTTGATGTATGTTAAGATGGTGAGATGTAGAAATGTATGTATGTTCCACACGTTTTAGGCTTGCTATAAGTTTCGATAGCCTTAAGCTGACCCGATCCCTAGCGCTGGTAATGGCCCCTAGCTTGGGTCGTTACACTCGGCCATTAGGTTTCTCTTCCTCCATGCCTTATAAAGCCATTTGACATCAATCTCCTACACTAACTCACTCCACCATCATCGGCCAGTTCGCTTATTCCTCCCATACTGCATCAAAGCatacaacctctctcaaccatcCTTCAGCACCTCGACAAGCCATCACCTCTGTGATGCTCACTTCTACTCTACCCAACTCTACCCTTATGAAAGCTCAACCTCACTCCCCATCAACATCCCCTCTCAACAACCCAATCAGACCCATCTTGACAGTCCCAAAACATATCCTATTAATTCATCAATTAGGgtttattttattgtaaattgggtttaattagtttaatttggGAGATTAGAAGTACTAACCTGGAACCTTAGTTAGCATTTAATGGGGCAACTAACGGTGGGTTTCAATTGTAATGAATTCAAAGTTTAGGGTATATTTGTCAAAAAAAATAGTTTATGGTACAATTATGAAAGAAAGTAAAGTTTGAGATTTTTTTGGACAATTATACTGTTAGAATTAGCGATGAAATAGACGACAAGTTACAATAAAAAGGTTCAAAGTTTAGattctttttattaaaaaaataaaatttagagtaaaattattaaaaatttaaaagtttaaaattttttggACATTATTCTTATTGTAGATAAATTCAAATGAAATCAActcatgaaaaaaataataaattaatatatatatatctgtgtgTGTTTCAAAAAAAATAAGTCTCTATTAATGAAAATTGCCTATTAATATTATTGTTGATATGATGATACTAAATGGTTAAAAGTATACCACTAAACTCTCAATCCCtctactaaaaaaataaaaatatggtcaAACAAGCACTAGATAATAGCTAATAAGTAAATAGGTAAATTTAGATGAGTAACATTAAAAACgttttcaaattataaaattttaatttaaatcccATCTAagcaaataaagaaaaaaatgatcggtcttgaaaaaaaaaaaaaagtgttcgGTAGGTATATGTACTTGTTTCCTTTTTTAATCTCGTGCGACATGatatacataaaaataattaatttatccatctttaattaattaatctactaCCATTACAAATGCGGTTGGTTGTTGAGAGATGTGAATGACAGATAATAACTTTGCAAtttgagtaatgaataaaatatatacatGAATAATGTTAggggttaaaaaaataaaaggccACGTTTATCATGCATTTGTTAATGGTGAGGCACAACGCCTGCCATACAAATATAAATACCTGCCACGAACTTTGGCTTGCACCAGCCTTAAAAGCACTGAAAAGAGcaattaaacttgaaattttcTACTAAATCTCTTGTTCTCTCAATTTCCAGgagaattgaaaataaaaatgtCTCTTCAAGTGCTAGCTCTTCCTCGAAAAATGAATGCAACTTCTGACATTAATCGTCGCTTGGCTGATTTTCATCCCACTATTTGGGGTGATCATTTACTTTTGAGTCCAACCCAGAGGTATGAGTTATACATTCTTGCATTTGTTTTCATTagattcaattaaattcaaaattgAAATCTCAACAAACAATATCACTGCATTAAAAGCTAAGCATTTAATTTAGCTTTTGAATTATATTTACTTACTGCACTCGCATTCAATTATTTGCAGATGATTTCTTCCTCGAAGGAAGAAGTCGAATTATTGAAAGAAGAAATAAGAGGGATGCTTGTAACATGCACTAATAAACGTCAACAAATTGAATTGGTAGACTCCATTCAACGATTAGGCATTGCATACCATTTTGAAAGAGAAATTGAACAAACATTAGCACAAATTTTTATTAGTACCCAGAAAGACTCTACCTCTGACGATATTGGTGATCTTTATACTATTGCTCTTCAATTTCGATTACTTAGACAACAAGGCTACAATGTCTCCTGTGGTATGTTTCCCTCATATTTCTATCTATATGTCTCCATTAAATAACTTCATTAAGCTTTTCCTATGCTGGTTTTTGGTGAAACAGACACATTTAACAAGTTCAAGGATGAAAAAGGCAACTTCAAGGAGGATGATCTAGTTGCTGATGCACGAGGCATGCTAGGTTTGTATGAAGCTTCATATCACCGTGTGCATGGAGAGGATATCTTGGATGAAGCTCTTGCATTCACAACAACTCAACTGAAATCAATTATTGCAACCCAATTAATTAGCCCACCTCTTGCAGCCGAAATTAGTCATGCATTAAAGCGGCCTATTCGCAAAGGCGTGGTAAGAAAAGGGGCATGGCATTACATTTCTACGTACAAGCAGAAGGAGGGGGAAATTGAGGCTTTACTAAAGCTGGCGCAGTTGGATTTCAATCTAGTGCAAAAGATGCACCAAGAAGAGCTAAGCAGTATCACAAAGTAAGCTATCTCCCATTACCAGAAATAGatttttcaattttagaggtggcAATCTGAGAGAGGTTATTGGGGTTCAAGTTATTTCGGATTGCCTATcacatttttattaaaaaaaaattttgtgttAAATTTGAATTGTGGGTTGTTTCAAGTTAAAGTGTGgacaaattttattcatttataaattttattcatttattttttttattcaaatttgGGTTGATTTGAATAGTATCATATGAAAAGTCGATTTGACTCTCAAATGTCATTTTAGATTTGAGTGATAGATTAAACCTCGAATTAGGCGGATTGAGATTGATTCAAGAATTGCCACCTCTAATTTTCAAGGCAGGGGATGTGTTGATGCATATTCTGTATTTTAGGTGGTGGAAAGATTTGGATTTGCCTACAAAGCTACCTTATGCTCGAGATAGATTGGTTGAGGGCTACTATTGGCCATTAGCAGCTTTCTTTGAGCCCCATTATGCTCTAGGCAGAAGTATGCTAACCAAAGCTATAGCCATGTTGTCTGTAATTGATGATACATATGATGCTTATGGTACTCTTGAAGAACTTGAGCTCTTCACCAAAGTCATTGAGAGGTTAGCCCTTCATCAATACTGATTAAAGGCAATAAAATTTGTTGTTAAGCTAGATTTTACATGTTTCTGAACTCAATTTTCAAAATTGACAACAAAAATTTTTCACTAACTGCATAATTTTTGTTCTACTATTTGCAGCTTTGATATTAGCATGAAGGACGAACTACCAGAATATATGAAAGAAATTTATCAGGCACTCTTAGGTGTCTATAGTGAATATGAGCAAGAAATGGCCAAGGAAGGAAGATCAGACTGCATATTCCATGTGAAAGAAGCAGTAAGTTTACTTTGCTTATACCTGTAAATGCAGTAGGCAAATTCTGATTGAAAAGAACAATTTTAACTTAGCATAATTTAGATACAAATATTTAATCTATCGATGCAAATATTTAATCCATCGATTGTTAAGTCCATTCTCTCATAAAGCCGAGCTTATTATAGATGCACCCCTTTAACTTTCGCAGATGAAGAAACTAGTTAGAGCTTACCTCGTGGAAGCAAGATGGTTTAACGAAAATTGTGCTCCAACAATAGAAGAATATATGAGTAATGGTTTCATCACCTCTGTTTATCCTCTGCTCATACCCGTATCCTTCCTTGGAATGGGAGAATTGGCTTCGAAGGAGGCTTTCGATTGGCTATGCACTGAACCTAAGATTGTCAAAGCTGTGTCGGCTATTTGTAGGCTCATGGGTGACATTGTCTCCCACAAGGTAATTGATAGGATAATTACATTTTTACCTCTGCATTTTGTTATAATTAACATTTGGATCCTTATATAATGTCTTTAAGTTTTATTCAGTCACAATTTTATCTCTTTGTTCATTCTTCTCAACTTTTACAGTTAATAATGAAACGTATTCGTTCCTAAATTTTACCATTAGGAATACTTTTATCCATGGgtctttattattattaacacTTCTATTGCTCATTAATAATCTTTTAATCCCTTAATTAAtggttaaattgataaaaatggACAGAGGGATTAAAAAGTGTATGAAGAAACCAAAACATAGGACATTTTCATCTATTCAAGTGTTAATTATTACATAACACAGCCACCTAAAAAAAAGTATTTACTCTAATTACTATTCTGAAACTAAACTCCCCTGGAGAAATGCAAATCATGCACATAATTAATAACTATTTGTGAACTAGTGAAATGTGCAGTTTGAGCAAAGCAGGGGACATGTTGCCTCAGCCGTAGAATGCTACATAAAGCAGTATGGTGTGTCAGAGCAGGAGGCATGTTATGAATTAAATAAACAAGTGGAAAATGCCTGGAAGGATATAAATGAGGAGATCCTGAAGCCAAACAATGCAGCTCCAATGCCTCTACTCACCATTATTCTTAACTTTGCTAGAATCATAGATGATGTGTACAAAGATGAGAATGGATATACACACTCCAACAATGCAATGAAACAAAATCTGGAAACCTTGCTACTCAATCCCTTGGCCATTTGAGCTTGGAAATTCTCCAACAACTGATTCTGTTGCCCTCGCATACAAATAATTTGAATACATCTTTTTTCTTTAGAATTGTGGAAGGGGATTTTATGGTTGGTAAGATTTGAACTCAAGCAATCATTCTTGAAGTGTTCTTACCGTCCCATCATAGGTTAAGGCCCTAGTTAATTTGGATACGCATATCAAGTGGAGAAATTAGTTCATATCTATATTTGTATCAAATAACCCCAGAAAATACAAgttaaagaatttaatttaaggttaaatattaaattttatatgccATCTCTAATATCCCTAATCATATTCATtgtattttcataattttctatcacatcattaatttaataattttaatttaaatgattttaaattaattaaataataatttaataatttttctttctCTAGAACAGAAACCCTAATCTAGAACAGAAAACCTTAGATTAGTGTTCTAGAGAAAGAATAGGAGATGAGAAAATAGAGGAATAGAGATGAGAAAATTAGAGAGAATGCTAATAGAATAGAAGAATAGTATTCTGTTTTGATCAAAAAACTGTCTCTCTACACATCAATACTTCTATTTATAGAGTAGTATTCAGCTAACAATTACTGTTGACTATTCATAACTGTTTCTGTTATTTCCCTCCACTCTCTACTATCTATAATAGACTCTGTAACAAACTTCTCACTACTAACTGTCTTTCCCTCCACTTCCCTTCTTAGGCTCAGCTATCTTATTCTTCCCTTTTCTTCTCCTGTATGTGACAATACGTCCCCATGAGAGCCTTCTTGTCCCCAAGAAGGATAAAATTGTGAAACTGAGCTTGAATGAAGGCTTTGTCTTCCCATGTAGCTTCATCGTCAGgcaaattaagccacttaatgagGCCTTGAATCACAGGAACAGTGTTTTGAAAGATGGTTCTTGTCTTCAGTACTGCTTCTGGTGCCACTGCAATAGTATTGTCTGCCTGCAATTCTGGTAATTCCAGAATTGGAGTAAAATTATCTCCCAGCTTCTTCTTAAGTAATGAGACATGAAAAACAGGATGAATCCTTGAACTTTGTGGTAGCTGTAATCTATATGCTACTGAACCCACTCTAGACATGATTTGGAAGGGCCCATAATACTTGGCAACCAGTTTAAGGGATTTTCTGATGGCTATGGAGGACTGCCTGTATGGTTGAAGCTTCAAATAAACCCAGTCACCTACTGTAAACTCCCTTTCTGTCCTCTTTTTATCAGCCTGCTGCTTAATTCTGTGTTGAGCTTGAGCCAAATTCTCCTTCAACAATCCCAACACATGATTCTACTCCTGGAAAAAATCACTCACAGTTGCTCCTAGTGATAAGTTGGCAGGAATGGGAGGAATTCCTGGTGGAGCATAACAATATAGTGCTTCAAATGGGCTCATCTTAATGGAATTGTGATGAGTGGTATTGTACCACCATTCAGCTAAAGGCAACCATTTAAACCAAGCACTAGGTTGATGATGAGTCATACACCTCAAATATCCTTCAAGGCACTGATTTAGCCTTTCTGTTTGGCCATCACTTTGAGGGTGATAGGCAGAAGAATAATTCAGAGAAGTGCCCAGCAACTTAAAAAACTCTTTCCACAAATTACTTGTAAAAAGTTTATCCCTATCAGAAACAATTGTTAATGGAGCCCCATGCAACTTGAAAA
Above is a genomic segment from Hevea brasiliensis isolate MT/VB/25A 57/8 unplaced genomic scaffold, ASM3005281v1 Scaf146, whole genome shotgun sequence containing:
- the LOC110670038 gene encoding probable terpene synthase 3 → MSLQVLALPRKMNATSDINRRLADFHPTIWGDHLLLSPTQRYELYILAFMISSSKEEVELLKEEIRGMLVTCTNKRQQIELVDSIQRLGIAYHFEREIEQTLAQIFISTQKDSTSDDIGDLYTIALQFRLLRQQGYNVSCDTFNKFKDEKGNFKEDDLVADARGMLGLYEASYHRVHGEDILDEALAFTTTQLKSIIATQLISPPLAAEISHALKRPIRKGVVRKGAWHYISTYKQKEGEIEALLKLAQLDFNLVQKMHQEELSSITKWWKDLDLPTKLPYARDRLVEGYYWPLAAFFEPHYALGRSMLTKAIAMLSVIDDTYDAYGTLEELELFTKVIESFDISMKDELPEYMKEIYQALLGVYSEYEQEMAKEGRSDCIFHVKEAMKKLVRAYLVEARWFNENCAPTIEEYMSNGFITSVYPLLIPVSFLGMGELASKEAFDWLCTEPKIVKAVSAICRLMGDIVSHKFEQSRGHVASAVECYIKQYGVSEQEACYELNKQVENAWKDINEEILKPNNAAPMPLLTIILNFARIIDDVYKDENGYTHSNNAMKQNLETLLLNPLAI